One Chryseobacterium sp. StRB126 genomic region harbors:
- a CDS encoding Crp/Fnr family transcriptional regulator codes for MSKETASLISYFKSFIPLSKEEIDVLDERITERRIRRKQFILQENEICQYYTFVVSGCFKMYSIDQNGEEHNLQFASENDWIVDIDSFHNKNPSKLYIIALENSIVLQLEKNDLWYLYTYYPKFDRNFRVIIEHKFIELQNRVLQNISATGEEKYEFFLRQYPQLANRISNVEIASYLGITPQFLSKIRQRRIKN; via the coding sequence ATGTCAAAAGAAACGGCTTCACTTATCAGTTATTTTAAAAGTTTCATTCCTCTTTCAAAAGAAGAAATTGATGTATTGGATGAACGTATCACAGAAAGAAGGATCAGACGAAAGCAATTTATTCTGCAGGAGAATGAAATATGCCAGTATTATACATTTGTAGTGTCAGGATGTTTCAAAATGTACAGCATAGATCAAAATGGAGAAGAGCATAATCTTCAGTTTGCATCAGAAAATGACTGGATTGTAGATATAGATAGTTTTCATAATAAAAATCCCAGCAAACTATATATTATTGCTCTGGAAAACTCTATTGTACTACAGCTTGAAAAAAATGATCTCTGGTATCTGTATACTTATTATCCGAAGTTTGACAGAAATTTTAGAGTGATTATTGAACATAAATTTATAGAGCTTCAGAATAGAGTATTGCAGAATATAAGTGCGACAGGAGAAGAAAAATATGAATTTTTTCTCAGACAATATCCTCAGTTAGCCAATCGTATTTCTAATGTAGAAATAGCTTCCTATCTTGGGATAACCCCGCAATTCCTTAGCAAAATCAGACAAAGAAGAATAAAAAACTAA
- a CDS encoding NADPH-dependent F420 reductase, with amino-acid sequence METLKKVAVIGLGNIGKAIANDLIKNNHEVIVASRNSEEASNFAEQSGGLAQSMSIKEAINTVDLIIPAIWFGSFKDFFNDYGDLLKDKIIIDVSNPIAPDGNGGFKKIIGERESAGELNQAILPKGSKLVKAFGTLGAETLAGASNGSPEKSVLFYASDDMEVNHDVEEVIKNAGFDPLRVGGINQSIRIEVFGDLHEFGALGKTVNLTEAKSKL; translated from the coding sequence ATGGAAACATTGAAAAAAGTAGCTGTTATTGGCTTAGGAAACATCGGAAAAGCAATTGCTAATGATCTGATAAAAAATAATCATGAAGTAATTGTTGCTTCAAGAAACAGTGAAGAGGCCAGTAATTTTGCTGAACAATCCGGAGGACTTGCCCAAAGTATGAGTATTAAAGAAGCAATTAATACCGTTGATCTTATTATCCCTGCAATATGGTTTGGTTCCTTTAAAGATTTCTTTAATGATTATGGTGATCTTTTGAAGGATAAAATCATTATAGATGTATCTAATCCTATTGCTCCTGACGGCAATGGTGGATTCAAAAAAATTATTGGGGAAAGAGAATCAGCCGGAGAACTTAACCAAGCTATTCTTCCTAAGGGTTCTAAACTGGTGAAGGCATTCGGAACTCTTGGTGCGGAAACTCTTGCAGGGGCATCCAATGGCAGTCCTGAGAAATCTGTATTATTTTATGCATCAGATGATATGGAAGTAAATCATGATGTGGAAGAAGTGATAAAGAATGCAGGATTTGATCCTTTAAGAGTAGGAGGAATTAATCAGTCGATCCGGATCGAAGTTTTTGGAGATTTACATGAATTCGGAGCATTGGGAAAAACAGTTAACCTTACAGAAGCAAAGTCAAAACTTTAA